One region of Polyodon spathula isolate WHYD16114869_AA chromosome 25, ASM1765450v1, whole genome shotgun sequence genomic DNA includes:
- the LOC121299523 gene encoding PAK4-inhibitor INKA2-like, which translates to MARQLSKPERKTMDTCLRRLKQELLSMKESGDGLHDQMNSMMGALQELKLLQLQSTLEQLQISESQGQLPATEEMKTRQEDWRVLRPSSFHTPRPASSSPSEPMSSSKHMLCARDEAGVMPSSEVPSRSSHHGSRVSSAPSENESPSPIGSSAVDLQSILQNLSREASAMDKGALESTDDSNDWTSSLMCQSRNRQPLVLGDNIFADLVGNWLDLPEPEKKALEGERNDHPVSVSKSQEIIKKFSWTATIFKKLLRSVRPDKERLLKEKPGWMSLEEQGAEISKRPKKTVKQKSIFYLPLRGHPQSAQIKSRKVPQPSEEKTPGSYITRGPDAVEKVQPGFDYHTAVWV; encoded by the coding sequence CTCTCAATGAAGGAGTCTGGGGATGGCCTGCATGATCAGATGAACAGTATGATGGGAGCCCTGCAGGAGCTGAAGCTTCTCCAGCTGCAGAGTACTCTGGAGCAGCTGCAGATCTCCGAGAGCCAGGGCCAGCTTCCAGCCACGGAGGAAATGAAAACCAGGCAGGAAGACTGGAGAGTCCTGAGGCCAAGCAGCTTTCATACTCCCAGACCTGCTTCTAGTTCCCCATCAGAGCCTATGAGCTCCTCAAAGCACATGCTGTGTGCAAGAGATGAAGCCGGGGTGATGCCTTCAAGCGAGGTCCCCAGCAGAAGCTCCCACCACGGCAGCCGTGTGTCCTCAGCGCCCAGTGAAAATGAATCTCCAAGTCCCATTGGATCATCAGCTGTGGATCTTCAATCCATCTTGCAGAATCTTTCCAGAGAAGCCTCTGCGATGGATAAGGGAGCCCTAGAGAGCACGGATGATTCAAACGACTGGACCTCTTCTCTGATGTGCCAGAGTCGCAACAGGCAACCTCTCGTTTTGGGGGATAATATTTTTGCTGACCTGGTTGGAAACTGGTTGGATTTGCCAGAGCCAGAGAAAAAGGCATTGGAGGGAGAAAGAAATGATCATCCTGTGAGTGTGAGCAAATCTCAAGAGATCATCAAGAAGTTCTCATGGACTGCTACTATTTTTAAGAAGCTCCTCAGGAGTGTGCGCCCAGATAAGGAGAGGTTGCTCAAGGAAAAGCCTGGCTGGATGTCGCTGGAGGAACAGGGGGCAGAGATCTCTAAAAGACCTAAAAAGACGGTGAAACAGAAGAGCATTTTTTACCTCCCTCTCCGGGGACATCCGCAGAGCGCTCAGATCAAAAGCAGGAAAGTCCCACAGCCTTCAGAAGAGAAGACACCTGGCTCTTACATCACAAGAGGACCTGATGCAGTGGAGAAAGTGCAGCCTGGGTTTGATTACCACACAGCTGTTTGGGTCTAA